The DNA region CCGGCTGGCACGGGAAGAGTTACTGCATTTTGAGCAGGTGATGGCTTTAATGAAAAAGCGAAATGTTCGTTACCGGCAGGTTTCAGCTTCACGTTATCCGGGGCTGATGCGTGAGCAGGTTCGTAAACGCGAACCAGAACAACTGGTGGATATTCTGATTTGTGGAGCGTTTATTGAAGCCCGGTCCTGTGAGCGTTTTCACAAGCTGGCCTTTCATGTGGATGACGAGCTGGCAAAGTTTTATCGCTCTCTGCTGCTGTCTGAAGGGCGGCATTTTATGGACTACCTGACACTGGCGGAAGCAATTGCACAGACGGATATCTCAGACCGGATTGCTGTGTTTGCTGCTATTGATCAGCGTGCCATTGAGTCAGGCGACCAGCAGTTCCGTTTTCACAGTGGCAGACCTTCTTAAACCCCACCGGCTCCGGCGGGGTGAAGGGCAGGAAATCAAAGATTGAAACGTTGCTGGTGCAATCCGTCGGCACTGGAAAGCACCCAGCCAAACCGGTCCCAGTCGCCCAGTACAATGCGTTGACCAGTACCGTTGGATAACGTTACGGCGTGGATGTCGGGACGATGGGTATGGCCATGAATCAGGGTTTTTACCCTGTATTGCTCCATAACCCTGATGACTTCACCACGGTTTACATCCATGATTTCAAGTCTTTTGCCAGACTTTGCTTTCTGGCTGTTGGCGCGAATTCGGCCAGCGAGTTTTTTGCGGTAGCTCAGGGGCAGAAGTCGTAAAAAGCCCAGAACCAGAGGGTGGCGAATACGCCTGCGGTATTTCTGGTATTGCTCATCGTCAGTACACAGCAGATCGCCATGCATCAGCAGGGTCTTTTCACCGTTCAGTTCAATGGTGCAGGGGTCTTGCAGCCACCGGGCACCGGTTTGCCTCAGGAAGCGGCGCCCGACTGCGAAGTCCCGGTTGCCGGGCATAAAGAAGAGTTGATGACCTGCATCGGTGTAGCACCTGAGCTTATCTGCGATTTCCTGGTGGAAAGGCTCCATGGCATCATCTCCCACCCAGTACTCGAAGAAGTCTCCAAGAATGTAAAGGGCATCGCCTTTCGGAGCCTGTTCATCCATAAAGCGCAAAAACGCCCGGGCTATGTCCGGGCGTTCGGGGGTCAGGTGCAGGTCGGAAATGAACTGCGCCTGCATTTACACCAGTTCCGCAGACTCGATCACCACGTCTTCAACCGGTACGTCCTGATGGCCAGCCCGGAAAGTGGTTTTCGCGCCCTTGATCTTGTCAACGATTCCGGTACCTTCAGTGACCTTGCCAAATACGCAGTAGCCCCAGCCGTCCTGCGTTTTGCCGGTGTGGTTCAGGAAACTGTTGTCGGCAACGTTGATGAAAAACTGGGAGGAAGCTGAGTGTGGGTCCATGGTGCGAGCCATGGCAACGGTGTAACGGTCGTTCTTGAGGCCGTTGTCTGCTTCGTTTTCAATGGGGGCATTGGTAGACTTCTGAACCATGCCTGGCTCAAAACCACCACCCTGAATCATAAATCCGTCAATGATGCGATGAAAGATTGTGCCGTCGAAATGACCGCTCTTCACATACTCTTCGAAGTTTGCAGTCGTTTTAGGCGCTTTTTCAGCGTCCAGTTCCAGCTTGATGTCGCCGAAATTGGTATGCAGTACAACCATGTGGTTACCGTCTGTTCAATGGATACTGTACCCTGAGTACCATAAGGACTCCGGGCAGGAGATCAAGGCATTTTAGGTGTTTCTGGCGTCGGTGTAAAAGGGGGGCGGGTATCTGGTTCGACTTCAGCAGCCGTAGAGAGTCGTTTTTCGTTACCAGAAGCCTGGTCTTTGATCTGGCTTTCAAACTCAAGGCCTTTTTTCTTAAGTGTTTCAAAGGCTTGCCCAAAAGGCAGTTTTTCCACTGAGCAGGGTAAGGCTAAATCGGGATACCTTTTCATGATTATCAAGGCCGCATGCTTGTTCGGCAGGTTTCTCCATGCCAGGGAAAACAGTTGTTCATAGAGCGCAGATAATGTCGGACTGACCGGTTGGTGAAATAAAGCCAGTGATCTGTATATCGTTGCACTGCTGAGGCTGTTAACGATCCCGGGGTCATCAAACCCAAAGTGTTCGATATATTGTAGAAATAGTGCGCTTGATATGTACTTGTAGTTATTCAGGTTTAACCCCTCTGTTTTTTTGAAAGGAAAGCAGGTCGAGTCAGACGTACCGTGAGACTCTGGTGAACCGGTTTTTTTAAGTTTCTCTGAAAAACTCTGTGGAATGCGCATAAAATTGAAGTTTCGCTGCTGAGCCCAGTTCTTAAGGGTCTGAAAATATTGGAGTTCATCCTGCACAGTACTTTTGCCGGCATGCTCAACAAGGTCACTCAAGTAGCTGTTTTTTGTGTCATCATGCTCCTTCACAGTGATGCCGTACTGTCTTAAGAGCTGATAAATCATGGGCAGTGTCCAGAGAGACCAGCCCTGTTTTTTGGGGGCGGGCTGGTTGGCTGTGAAAGGTTGCCCCCTGTAACTCTGAGGCGGGGTAATATCCCTGAAATTTTTATCCAGTTTTTTTTTCAGTTTTTTATCTTCGGGTGTATTAAAGTCAATCAGGCCACCGGGTTCCAGCTTTGTCACAGACCTTATGTAATTATCCAGAAAGTATTCATAAAGGGCAGTGGAGGGATCCAGCACCTTCAGACAGTTTTTTAACTGTACGGTATCCAGGTGGTATTCAGGTTTTAAAAGCGTACAGAAAATGTGTATGTGTGCTGCCTGCCACCGGTCAGCCGGTTTGAACACGCCATTGCCAGGAATCGAAAGTGGTTCATTTCTGGCTTTATTGTTCCAGCTGTCAGCAATTCTTTTCGGTTCTACTTTCAGTGAGCTGGCGTAATGGGCAACAGAATTAAAATATTCATTGGATGAACTATTCAGCTTTCGCAATACCGACGGGTTGAGCATTTGTCTGTCTGTCACTCCGGCTTTGTGCAGTGCGTATCGGGCAATCGCAGAAGACCACCCCTGAGCTGAATCCTGCCATTCAGGAATGAGCGGAAGTGGATTTTTTTTGAGTGATCTGGTCACGCTTTGCATGTGACTGGAGTGGCGGTCAAGCAGTTTTCTGGCCTCTTTCCTGTTTCGGAGCTGTGGGGCAAAAAATTTTTGATAGTCGTCGGGAAATTGATCCTGAAAACGCTTCCAGTAATCGGTTCCGTAAGAAACGAACAGCTCTTCCCCCTTATCGATAGGTCGCAACGACTTAATATAGATGCACTGACGTTCGGAAATGGGAACAAAAGTAACGTTTGGGGGAGTGAAAATATTGATTCCATCATTTATAAAACCACCCCCTCCCATTCCCGGCTCGGGTTGTTTTGGAGATTGAATGACAGTGTGCCTGTCAATACCGGCCAGATGGCTCCAGTCTTCATAATGCTCAGACAGTTTTTCACGTTCTTCACTGTCGACGTTAATGACAGGCCCGCCGTACCAGGTGATGAATTCACCTTTATCAATGTCCTGGTCAGCAAACAGTCCGTTGCCGGCACCCGCAATGGTACTCTCTGAAACGGTGAGGCCATGACCAATGGAGTAAAGGTCTTTTTTGTCTGGGAGGCGTCTCTTTTTTTTGGAAGACTGAGGGCCGTTAGGATTTGCAGTGTTGTCCATCAGCTGGCAGGTACGCTTGCGAGCTTTCGGTATTCTGCGAGAGTCAGCTTGTTTACCCCGGACAGATGGTAAGGTTGTACTGGTAGCTTGCACAGGCAATCCTGCGTTGCTCTTTTTGGTGTCAGGTTGTGCAGTACTCACCCGGGCCATCTGGCAGGCAATAGATGTAGGAGGGTTGGATGGGGACATCGTAAAGCTGCTCCTTGCTCTGTTGATAGCATGTTTTAAAGTGAATGCCTGATTGTCTTATGATCGTTTTTTTCCCAATTAGTTCATTGTTAATTCATTGCTAAGAGGGGGGTGGAGCTTTCGGGGGGAGAGGTTTGTGCTGTCTGGTTGAACCGCGAGTGATTATAATGGTAGTCTCGCATGTTTGAAAAAGTTTCATGAATTCGATGTCCGGCACTTTCCTGTAAGCGAGCCTATAGCGAGCGATACTGCGAGAGTACAGTGAAATAGCCGGGCGTCACCCTCCAAGATACTGGTTGCAATGAGCACAACAGACAAACCGAGTAACTTTCTGGAGCAGATCATTGAAAAAGATCTGGCCGAAGGTGTAGTAACTTCTATCCATACACGTTTCCCGCCAGAGCCTAATGGCTTTCTGCACGTGGGCCACGCGACTTCTATCTGTTTGAATTTTGGCCTGGCCGAAAAATTCGGTGGGCAGTGTAATCTGCGTTTTGACGATACCAACCCTGAGAAGGAAGAGCAGAAGTACGTCGACAGCATCCGGGAAGATGTAAAATGGCTTGGTTTCCAGTGGAGTGGCGAGGTTCGTTATGCCTCCAGTTACTTCGACACGTTCTACGAATGGGCTGTTCACCTGATCAGGGAAGGCAAGGCCTACGTTGACCATCAGGATGCAGAGTCCATGGCGCGAAACCGTGGTGACTTTAAAACGCCCGGCGTTGAAACCGAAGATCGCAAACGTTCAGTCGAAGAGAACCTGGCTGAGTTTGAAAAAATGCGTGCCGGTGAATACGAAGAAGGCAGTTGCAGCCTGCGTGCCAAAATCGACCTGCAGCACCCGAACATGAATATGCGTGATCCGGTGCTGTACCGTATCCGCAAACAGAGCCATCACCAGACCGGTGACAAGTGGTGCATCTACCCAAGCTATGACTTTGCCCATGGTCAGGAAGATGCCATTGAGGGCATTACCCACTCCATCTGTACGCTGGAGTTTCAGGACCATCGTCCGCTGTATGAATGGTTTATTGAAAACCTGCCAGTGCCGCACAAGCCGCGGCAGTATGAATTTGCCCGCACCAACCTTAACTACACCATCACTTCCAAGCGCAAGCTGAAGCGTCTGGTGGATGAGAACTTTGTCACCGGCTGGGAAGACCCACGTATGCCAACGGTGTCCGGTATGCGTCGCCGTGGTTACACGCCGGCTTCCATTCGCAAGTTCTCCGATATGGTGGGTGTCAGCCGTACTGATGGTATTGCGGATATTTCCATGCTGGAACACGCTATCCGTGACGACCTGAACCAGAATGCCCCTCGTGGCATGGCAGTGCTGAATCCATTGAAAGTGGTCATTACCAACCTGCCGGAAGGCGAGGTTCAGGAAATGACTGCACCCATGCATCCGAATAAGGAGATGGGTGAGCGTACCCTGCCGTTCACCCGTGAGCTGTATATTGACCGCGCTGACTTTACCGAAGACACCACCCTGTCCCGCAAGAAGTTCAAGCGTCTGGTAAAGGGTGAGTATGTGCGTCTGCGCAGTGCTTACGTGATAAAAAACGATGACGTGATCAAGGATGAGAACGGTGAGATTGTTGAAATTCACTGTTCTTATGTGCCGGGTACCGTGGGTGAAAATCCGCCGGAAGGGGTGAAACCTCGCGGTGTGATCCAGTGGGTGTCCGCGAGCCACGGCAAGCAGGTTGAACTGCGACTGTACGATCGTCTGTTTAACCATCAGGCACCGGACAAGGGCGAAGAAGATTTTATTACCCATCTCAACCCGAACTCTCTGGAAGTGAAGCAGGCATGGGTTGAGCCGGGTCTGGCCAATGCTGAGCCGGAACAGGGTTTCCAGTTTGAACGTGAAGGTTATTTTGTGGCGGATCGTTACGATCATAGCCCGGAACATCCGGTGTTCAATCTGACGATTGGTCTGAAAGATACCTGGGCCAGTAAGGCCTGAGGATAGGATGCACAGCAGCCTTCAGTTTGCTTTAGTAGAGTAGCTGAAGGCTAAGAAACTGCCTGAAAAAAGGGCAACAGGACATTGAAAGTGCTGCAGATTTATAACTCTCTGACTCGAAAGAAAGAGCCGTTTCAGCCTATCGACGAAAACCATGTGCGCATGTACGTGTGTGGTATGACGGTATATGACTTCTGTCATATTGGTCATGCCCGTACTGTGACAGCTTTTGATGTGGTAGCGCGGTATCTGCGTGCGAAAGGTTATAACCTGACCTATGTGCGCAATGTGACCGATATCGACGACAAGATTATCAAGCGCGCTATCGAGAGCAATGAAACCATTGATGTGCTGACCGATCGTATGATCGCTGCCATGCGGGAAGACTTCGCCCGTCTGGGCAACCTGCCGCCGGATCAGGAGCCTCGCGCAACTGAACATGTGCAGGGGATGATTGAGATGATCAGCGGTCTGATCGAAAAAGGTTTTGCCTACGCGCCGGGCAATGGCGATGTGTACTATCGAGTACGCAAGTTTGAAGGCTACGGTAAGCTTTCCGGCAAGGTGCTGGAAGAGCTGGAAGCCGGTGCGCGTATTGATGTCGAAGAGAGCAAGGAAGATCCGATGGACTTTGTACTCTGGAAAGGCGCTAAAGAAGGCGAGCCTTTCTGGGCATCTCCATGGGGCAATGGTCGTCCGGGCTGGCACATTGAGTGCTCGGTGATGGGCAAGTGCTGCCTGGGTGATACCTTCGATATTCACGGTGGTGGTTCTGACCTGAAGTTCCCGCATCATGAAAACGAAATTGCACAGTCTGAAGCGCACAATGACGCAACCTTTGTGAACACCTGGATGCATTCCGGTGCGATTCGCATCGATAATGTGAAAATGTCCAAGAGTCTGGGTAACTTCTTTACCATCCGTGAGGTGCTGGAGCAGTTCCCGGATGAGGTGGTTCGCTACTTCCTGATCTCTTCACACTATCGCAGTCCGGTGAATTACTCTCAGGAAAGCCTGAAAGAAGCGGCTGTTCGTCTTGAGCGTCTTTACACGGCCCTGAAAGGTCTGGAGCTGAATGGTGTTGAAGCAGCGGCTGAGTCCGGGTTCGAACAGCGTTTCTTCGCAGCAATGGACGATGACTTTAATACTCCGGTAGCACTGGCGGTACTGTTTGATCTGGTACGTGAGCTGAACCGTGTTCGTGCAGAGGATGAGCAGCAGGCATTGCCTCTGGCAGCGTTGCTGGTGAAGCTGGGTGGTATTTTGGGTATTGTTCAGGGAGATGCTGAAGCCTTCCTGAAATCAGGCAGTGATCTGGATGAAGCCTGGATCGAAACGATGATTCAGAAGCGTGCTGACGCTAAGAAAGCCCGTGATTTTGCTGAGTGTGACCGTATTCGTGATGAGCTGGCAGCCCAGGGTATCAGTTTGCAGGATGGTCCCCAGGGAACGACCTGGCGTGTTGATCGCTGATTAAGCACTTAGAGTTTTTATCCATTAAAACGCTTGTGGAGTTTTCGCAGGCGTTTTTTTTTGAGTGTTGCAAAGTGGTGCTTAAAGTTTGAAAGAATGTTGATGCGTGGTGGTATTTGTTGGTCTGGGTCAAGAATTTCCACTGTTATGTGTGTTAGGTTCGATGAACAGAACGTAGCACTGCTGACGGGGAGAGCCTGAAGAATAATAAACTGTTATTGCTGTTGCTTTATTGGGGTTCTGGCTATTACAGACTGAAT from Endozoicomonas sp. NE40 includes:
- a CDS encoding tRNA-(ms[2]io[6]A)-hydroxylase, with product MLRDNLSAPLSDLFPELAAFLLCRTPDVWVETALEHQDILLIDHANCEKKAASTALNLMFRYIHHEDLLHKMSRLAREELLHFEQVMALMKKRNVRYRQVSASRYPGLMREQVRKREPEQLVDILICGAFIEARSCERFHKLAFHVDDELAKFYRSLLLSEGRHFMDYLTLAEAIAQTDISDRIAVFAAIDQRAIESGDQQFRFHSGRPS
- a CDS encoding UDP-2,3-diacylglucosamine diphosphatase gives rise to the protein MQAQFISDLHLTPERPDIARAFLRFMDEQAPKGDALYILGDFFEYWVGDDAMEPFHQEIADKLRCYTDAGHQLFFMPGNRDFAVGRRFLRQTGARWLQDPCTIELNGEKTLLMHGDLLCTDDEQYQKYRRRIRHPLVLGFLRLLPLSYRKKLAGRIRANSQKAKSGKRLEIMDVNRGEVIRVMEQYRVKTLIHGHTHRPDIHAVTLSNGTGQRIVLGDWDRFGWVLSSADGLHQQRFNL
- a CDS encoding peptidylprolyl isomerase — protein: MVVLHTNFGDIKLELDAEKAPKTTANFEEYVKSGHFDGTIFHRIIDGFMIQGGGFEPGMVQKSTNAPIENEADNGLKNDRYTVAMARTMDPHSASSQFFINVADNSFLNHTGKTQDGWGYCVFGKVTEGTGIVDKIKGAKTTFRAGHQDVPVEDVVIESAELV
- a CDS encoding SET domain-containing protein — its product is MSPSNPPTSIACQMARVSTAQPDTKKSNAGLPVQATSTTLPSVRGKQADSRRIPKARKRTCQLMDNTANPNGPQSSKKKRRLPDKKDLYSIGHGLTVSESTIAGAGNGLFADQDIDKGEFITWYGGPVINVDSEEREKLSEHYEDWSHLAGIDRHTVIQSPKQPEPGMGGGGFINDGINIFTPPNVTFVPISERQCIYIKSLRPIDKGEELFVSYGTDYWKRFQDQFPDDYQKFFAPQLRNRKEARKLLDRHSSHMQSVTRSLKKNPLPLIPEWQDSAQGWSSAIARYALHKAGVTDRQMLNPSVLRKLNSSSNEYFNSVAHYASSLKVEPKRIADSWNNKARNEPLSIPGNGVFKPADRWQAAHIHIFCTLLKPEYHLDTVQLKNCLKVLDPSTALYEYFLDNYIRSVTKLEPGGLIDFNTPEDKKLKKKLDKNFRDITPPQSYRGQPFTANQPAPKKQGWSLWTLPMIYQLLRQYGITVKEHDDTKNSYLSDLVEHAGKSTVQDELQYFQTLKNWAQQRNFNFMRIPQSFSEKLKKTGSPESHGTSDSTCFPFKKTEGLNLNNYKYISSALFLQYIEHFGFDDPGIVNSLSSATIYRSLALFHQPVSPTLSALYEQLFSLAWRNLPNKHAALIIMKRYPDLALPCSVEKLPFGQAFETLKKKGLEFESQIKDQASGNEKRLSTAAEVEPDTRPPFTPTPETPKMP
- a CDS encoding glutamine--tRNA ligase/YqeY domain fusion protein; amino-acid sequence: MSTTDKPSNFLEQIIEKDLAEGVVTSIHTRFPPEPNGFLHVGHATSICLNFGLAEKFGGQCNLRFDDTNPEKEEQKYVDSIREDVKWLGFQWSGEVRYASSYFDTFYEWAVHLIREGKAYVDHQDAESMARNRGDFKTPGVETEDRKRSVEENLAEFEKMRAGEYEEGSCSLRAKIDLQHPNMNMRDPVLYRIRKQSHHQTGDKWCIYPSYDFAHGQEDAIEGITHSICTLEFQDHRPLYEWFIENLPVPHKPRQYEFARTNLNYTITSKRKLKRLVDENFVTGWEDPRMPTVSGMRRRGYTPASIRKFSDMVGVSRTDGIADISMLEHAIRDDLNQNAPRGMAVLNPLKVVITNLPEGEVQEMTAPMHPNKEMGERTLPFTRELYIDRADFTEDTTLSRKKFKRLVKGEYVRLRSAYVIKNDDVIKDENGEIVEIHCSYVPGTVGENPPEGVKPRGVIQWVSASHGKQVELRLYDRLFNHQAPDKGEEDFITHLNPNSLEVKQAWVEPGLANAEPEQGFQFEREGYFVADRYDHSPEHPVFNLTIGLKDTWASKA
- the cysS gene encoding cysteine--tRNA ligase, yielding MQIYNSLTRKKEPFQPIDENHVRMYVCGMTVYDFCHIGHARTVTAFDVVARYLRAKGYNLTYVRNVTDIDDKIIKRAIESNETIDVLTDRMIAAMREDFARLGNLPPDQEPRATEHVQGMIEMISGLIEKGFAYAPGNGDVYYRVRKFEGYGKLSGKVLEELEAGARIDVEESKEDPMDFVLWKGAKEGEPFWASPWGNGRPGWHIECSVMGKCCLGDTFDIHGGGSDLKFPHHENEIAQSEAHNDATFVNTWMHSGAIRIDNVKMSKSLGNFFTIREVLEQFPDEVVRYFLISSHYRSPVNYSQESLKEAAVRLERLYTALKGLELNGVEAAAESGFEQRFFAAMDDDFNTPVALAVLFDLVRELNRVRAEDEQQALPLAALLVKLGGILGIVQGDAEAFLKSGSDLDEAWIETMIQKRADAKKARDFAECDRIRDELAAQGISLQDGPQGTTWRVDR